DNA sequence from the Raphanus sativus cultivar WK10039 unplaced genomic scaffold, ASM80110v3 Scaffold3702, whole genome shotgun sequence genome:
GCTCATTATATTAACAAACCAATTACACAGCTTTCAAGTTTACTACCTCAGTCTCTCCTAGATTCAACAAAACAAGCAAACATTCTCTACCTAAAAAGTACACTCCCATCTCATATCCAACCAAACCCATTAAATGCTTGTAAAGACTTTTCAACATAGCAAACCCTACTTCACTCAAACCTGACACCCAGCCGACCATGAGAGATCAAAAACGACAAAGCCATACCCACAAACTTCCACAGCTACTTTTGGTAAACAACAAGATGTATAGAGAAAGAACACACAAGACTAGACTAAGACTAACTCACCTGATCGCCTAAGAAAATGGCCCAAGCAAGGGACTTGTCGAGCAAAACGCTTCCTTTCATCGAACCCACCACGCAACGAACTGACTGCAACAAGGAATAAGCCGCAGCTATCCCATTAGCGACCACCAAGAACCTGCATCCATCAAgtaagaaaccaaaaaaaaaaagtttcagacTTTACACAGTGAACTGGTGTTAGTTGGGTttactaaaactgaaaaaaagGGAGGTTTTAGTAGAGCTAACACAAGGGCCTTCATGTCGGTGTACTTGGCTCTCTTCTCAATTGTAAAGATTTGCTTGACCTGAGTGTTTGTCACTATCAGAATAAGCGCGAGGAGAGCGAGGAGAGTAGCGGAGCACCTTAAGAGCAGC
Encoded proteins:
- the LOC130506823 gene encoding CASP-like protein 2B1; translation: MSPGNVAVFHGGKMKLIDRRLKLTELLLRCSATLLALLALILIVTNTQVKQIFTIEKRAKYTDMKALVFLVVANGIAAAYSLLQSVRCVVGSMKGSVLLDKSLAWAIFLGDQVS